One part of the Conexibacter woesei Iso977N genome encodes these proteins:
- a CDS encoding phosphotransferase family protein, which yields MPFDIAPDDIVATHDEAAANERPPLLVLEPLLAFLDEHGLGDGEPQIAPIGDGHSNATYLFERGGARFVLRRPPRPPIPPSANDMLREARVLSGLHGRARVPQVLAVCEDTDVIGAPFYVMEMVEGWVVTSAMPEPLDTPEQRRATAFELIDALVEIHGVDWRAAGLEGFGKPDGYLERQLRRFLGLWDHNKTREIPAVENVGAWLKDNLPDSPAATIVHGDYRLGNVLLAPQSPARIAAVLDWEMSTIGDPLADLGYFCTLYVERDDPRVGKFELSSVTREEGWPTRAELVARYEERSGRSMTDIRWYQTLALWKSIVFMEGNFKRASAGMSDDPYLAAFGDGVVELADRAEALTRGE from the coding sequence ATGCCCTTCGACATCGCCCCCGACGACATCGTCGCCACCCACGACGAGGCCGCGGCCAACGAGCGCCCGCCGCTGTTGGTCCTGGAGCCGCTGCTCGCGTTCCTCGACGAGCACGGCCTCGGCGACGGGGAGCCGCAGATCGCCCCGATCGGCGACGGCCACTCCAACGCCACGTACCTGTTCGAGCGCGGCGGCGCGCGCTTCGTCCTGCGCCGCCCGCCGCGGCCGCCGATCCCGCCGTCGGCCAACGACATGCTCCGCGAGGCCCGCGTGCTCTCCGGGCTGCACGGGCGCGCGCGGGTCCCGCAGGTGCTCGCGGTCTGCGAGGACACCGACGTCATCGGCGCGCCGTTCTACGTGATGGAGATGGTCGAGGGCTGGGTCGTGACGTCGGCGATGCCCGAGCCGCTCGACACGCCCGAGCAGCGCCGCGCGACCGCCTTCGAGCTGATCGACGCGCTCGTCGAGATCCACGGCGTCGACTGGCGCGCCGCCGGGCTGGAGGGCTTCGGCAAGCCCGACGGCTACCTAGAGCGCCAGCTGCGCCGCTTCCTCGGGCTCTGGGACCACAACAAGACGCGCGAGATCCCCGCGGTCGAGAACGTCGGCGCGTGGCTGAAGGACAACCTCCCGGACTCGCCCGCGGCCACGATCGTCCACGGCGACTACCGGCTCGGCAACGTCCTGCTGGCGCCGCAGTCGCCGGCGCGGATCGCCGCGGTGCTCGACTGGGAGATGTCGACGATCGGCGACCCGCTCGCCGACCTCGGCTACTTCTGCACGCTCTACGTCGAGCGCGACGACCCGAGGGTCGGGAAGTTCGAGCTGTCGAGCGTGACCCGCGAGGAGGGCTGGCCGACGCGCGCCGAGCTGGTCGCCCGCTACGAGGAGCGGTCCGGGCGTTCCATGACCGACATCCGCTGGTACCAGACGCTCGCGCTGTGGAAGTCGATCGTGTTCATGGAGGGCAACTTCAAGCGGGCGTCGGCCGGGATGAGCGACGACCCCTACCTGGCGGCCTTCGGCGACGGCGTCGTCGAGCTGGCCGACCGCGCGGAGGCGCTGACCCGTGGCGAGTGA
- a CDS encoding thioredoxin-like domain-containing protein: MDRVRVRAPELDGDGGWIGVDGLSLAQLRGKIVLLDFWTLACVNCQRVLEELRGLERRFADSLVVVGVHSPKFPHEHAHEAVRAAVARHRIEHPVLDDPAMTTWSAYAVKAWPTLVLIDADGRVALTTSGEGHHVELARAIEQLVDEAEAAGTLRRGAVELDDAVDAQGTGELAFPGKVALEDGATRAPRIAIADTGHDRVLVATLGGEVEFELDGFYQPQGVRFDGVGETASLLVCETGADRVWRVPLDGRSPRELITDRLSSPWDVVVWHGHVVIAEAGKHRLWAVDRAGELQVLAGTGAEALVDGPGLEAVLAQPSALAVTAEGDLAFLDAESSALRVLRAGTFEVQTLFGTGLFGWGDDDGDGMRATTQHPLGLALGRGGELYVADTFNNSIRVWRGSHLWTVPVEGFSEPGGIACLPDGRLLVADSGNHRVVRVDPLRARAVTLDVGRPSSSDAPEGQPLSVAGTIVEPGGSRVTVSLNLDPGDDDLDPAGGPPIRVRALSDVPGLLREPTTWTASALPVSVDLALGEGSGRITLELLAATCGPDACRLRRTQRAYDVLLT, from the coding sequence ATGGATCGGGTGCGCGTCCGGGCTCCGGAGCTGGACGGAGACGGTGGGTGGATCGGGGTCGACGGGCTGTCGCTCGCGCAACTGCGCGGCAAGATCGTGCTGCTCGACTTCTGGACGCTCGCGTGCGTCAACTGCCAGCGGGTCCTGGAGGAGCTGCGCGGGCTGGAGCGCCGGTTCGCCGACTCGCTGGTCGTCGTCGGCGTGCACTCGCCGAAGTTCCCGCATGAGCACGCCCACGAGGCCGTGAGGGCGGCGGTCGCGCGGCACCGGATCGAGCACCCCGTGCTGGACGACCCCGCGATGACGACGTGGAGCGCGTACGCCGTGAAGGCGTGGCCGACGCTGGTGCTGATCGACGCCGACGGGCGCGTCGCGCTGACCACGAGCGGCGAGGGGCATCATGTAGAACTTGCTCGCGCGATCGAGCAGCTGGTGGACGAGGCCGAGGCCGCCGGCACGTTGCGGCGTGGGGCGGTGGAGCTGGACGACGCGGTCGACGCGCAGGGCACGGGCGAGCTGGCGTTCCCCGGCAAGGTCGCGCTGGAGGACGGCGCGACGCGCGCGCCCCGGATCGCGATCGCCGACACCGGCCACGACCGCGTGCTCGTCGCGACGCTCGGCGGCGAGGTCGAGTTCGAGCTCGACGGCTTCTACCAGCCCCAGGGCGTGCGCTTCGACGGCGTGGGAGAGACCGCGTCGCTGCTGGTCTGCGAGACCGGCGCGGACCGCGTCTGGCGCGTGCCGCTCGACGGGCGCTCGCCGCGGGAGCTGATCACGGATCGCCTGAGCTCACCGTGGGACGTCGTGGTCTGGCACGGGCACGTCGTGATCGCCGAGGCCGGCAAGCACCGGCTGTGGGCGGTCGACCGCGCGGGCGAGCTGCAGGTGCTGGCCGGGACCGGCGCTGAGGCGCTCGTCGACGGGCCGGGGCTGGAGGCGGTGCTGGCGCAGCCGAGCGCGCTGGCCGTGACGGCCGAGGGCGACCTCGCGTTCCTCGACGCCGAGTCGAGCGCGCTGCGCGTGCTGCGGGCGGGGACGTTCGAGGTGCAGACGCTGTTCGGCACCGGGCTGTTCGGCTGGGGCGACGACGACGGCGACGGCATGCGCGCCACCACGCAGCACCCGCTGGGCCTGGCGCTCGGGCGCGGCGGCGAGCTGTACGTGGCCGACACCTTCAACAACTCGATCCGCGTCTGGCGCGGGTCGCACCTGTGGACGGTGCCGGTCGAGGGCTTCTCCGAGCCGGGCGGGATCGCGTGCCTGCCGGACGGCCGGCTGCTCGTCGCCGACAGCGGCAACCACCGAGTTGTACGGGTCGATCCGCTACGCGCGCGTGCGGTGACGCTGGACGTCGGGCGGCCGTCGTCCAGCGACGCGCCCGAGGGGCAGCCGCTGTCGGTCGCGGGGACGATCGTGGAGCCCGGCGGGTCGCGCGTGACGGTCTCGCTGAACCTCGACCCCGGCGACGACGACCTCGATCCCGCGGGCGGGCCGCCGATCCGGGTCCGGGCGCTGAGCGACGTCCCGGGGCTGCTGCGCGAGCCGACCACGTGGACGGCGTCGGCGCTGCCCGTCTCCGTCGACCTCGCGCTCGGCGAGGGCTCCGGGCGGATCACGCTCGAGCTGCTGGCCGCCACGTGCGGCCCGGACGCGTGCCGCCTGCGCCGCACGCAGCGCGCGTACGACGTGCTGTTGACGTGA
- a CDS encoding cytochrome c oxidase assembly protein, translating into MSLTFSPEQLAPAAISALLYAKRAHTLSGTPRAVPGWRQACFYSGVALIVAVLVSPLATLADELFWVHMVEHLTMSDAGALLIVLGLTGPLIAPIMRIGLFDRLRVLAHPLVALPLWAINLYAWHVPALHEAALRHDGLHALEHLSFIFFSANMWMCLFGPLPQPAWFGTGWKAGYIVAVRLLGAILANALLFGSVFYTAYAPGEAAHHISAKSDQAIAGGIMDIEAPLLTVCLFCWLFLKFARENDERQELLDHAAARGVPLTQERAGRAVSAGRADELRARIDRDAGDVG; encoded by the coding sequence ATGAGCCTCACGTTCTCCCCGGAGCAGCTGGCACCCGCGGCGATCAGTGCGTTGTTGTACGCCAAGCGCGCGCACACGCTGTCGGGCACGCCGCGCGCGGTCCCGGGCTGGCGCCAGGCGTGCTTCTACTCCGGCGTCGCGCTGATCGTGGCGGTGCTGGTCTCGCCGCTGGCGACCCTCGCCGACGAGCTGTTCTGGGTGCACATGGTCGAGCACCTGACGATGAGCGACGCGGGCGCGCTGCTGATCGTCCTCGGCCTCACCGGCCCGCTGATCGCGCCGATCATGCGGATCGGGCTGTTCGACCGCCTGCGCGTCCTGGCGCACCCGCTCGTCGCGTTGCCGCTGTGGGCGATCAACCTGTACGCCTGGCACGTGCCCGCGCTGCACGAGGCCGCGCTGCGCCACGACGGGCTGCACGCGCTGGAGCACCTGAGCTTCATCTTCTTCAGCGCGAACATGTGGATGTGCCTGTTCGGGCCGCTGCCGCAGCCGGCGTGGTTCGGCACGGGGTGGAAGGCGGGCTACATCGTCGCCGTGCGGCTGCTCGGCGCGATCCTCGCCAACGCGCTGCTGTTCGGCTCGGTCTTCTACACCGCCTACGCGCCCGGCGAGGCAGCGCACCACATCAGCGCCAAGAGCGACCAGGCGATCGCCGGCGGGATCATGGACATCGAGGCGCCGCTGCTGACGGTCTGCCTGTTCTGCTGGCTGTTCCTGAAGTTCGCGCGCGAGAACGACGAGCGCCAGGAGCTGCTCGACCACGCGGCGGCCCGTGGCGTGCCGCTGACGCAGGAGCGCGCGGGGCGCGCGGTCTCAGCGGGCCGGGCGGACGAGCTCCGCGCCCGGATCGACCGGGACGCCGGCGACGTCGGCTGA
- a CDS encoding HAD family hydrolase codes for MASDDAVRKDHKGLLLDWGGVMTTNLFAAFGAFCATEGVAPDLLREAFRHDEETRDALIAFEEGRMNDDLFASHLARALGLPHERAEGLLDRMMAGASVESDMVDMVRRARAAGIRVAMVSNSWGELRYPQEVVAELFDATVISGKEGFRKPDTRMYTLGAERLGLQPADCVMVDDLPFNLKPAAELGMATVLHHDPEATIGRLQVLLGVPLR; via the coding sequence GTGGCGAGTGATGACGCGGTCCGCAAGGACCACAAGGGACTGCTGCTCGACTGGGGCGGCGTGATGACCACCAACCTGTTCGCCGCCTTCGGCGCGTTCTGCGCGACCGAGGGCGTCGCGCCGGACCTGCTGCGCGAGGCGTTCCGCCACGACGAGGAGACGCGCGACGCGCTGATCGCGTTCGAGGAGGGGCGGATGAACGACGACCTCTTCGCGTCGCACCTCGCCAGGGCGCTCGGCCTCCCGCACGAGCGGGCCGAGGGCCTGCTCGACCGCATGATGGCCGGTGCCAGCGTCGAGTCCGACATGGTGGACATGGTCCGCCGCGCGAGGGCCGCGGGCATCAGGGTCGCGATGGTCTCGAACTCCTGGGGCGAGCTGCGCTACCCGCAGGAGGTCGTCGCCGAGCTGTTCGACGCGACCGTCATCTCCGGGAAGGAGGGCTTCCGCAAGCCCGACACCCGCATGTACACGCTCGGCGCCGAGCGCCTCGGCCTCCAGCCGGCCGACTGCGTGATGGTCGACGACCTGCCCTTCAACCTCAAGCCGGCCGCCGAGCTCGGCATGGCGACCGTCCTGCACCACGACCCCGAAGCGACGATCGGCCGCCTCCAGGTCCTGCTGGGCGTGCCGCTGCGCTAG
- a CDS encoding TetR/AcrR family transcriptional regulator, with amino-acid sequence MLDSANVTPLDGRVARSRRTRAAIVEALVSLLEEGNPQPTVEEIAARASVAPRTVFQHYADREALFAAVSEHREAQLRTLMGQIDPAAPLAVRIDEIVAQRARVFEWIAAVRRGALLMEPFSASVHAALEGFRAEKRAELERVFAPEIGARPEGPDRAALVAALGVAGSWSTWDALRGQQELDIEQSMATLRLTLTALLLAS; translated from the coding sequence ATGCTCGATTCCGCGAACGTCACCCCACTCGACGGTCGCGTCGCTCGATCGCGCCGCACTCGCGCCGCGATCGTCGAGGCGCTCGTCTCCCTCCTCGAGGAGGGCAACCCGCAGCCCACGGTGGAGGAGATCGCGGCGCGCGCGTCGGTCGCGCCCCGGACCGTGTTCCAGCACTACGCCGACCGCGAGGCGCTGTTCGCCGCGGTCAGCGAGCACCGCGAGGCGCAGCTGCGGACGCTCATGGGCCAGATCGACCCGGCCGCGCCGCTGGCCGTCCGGATCGACGAGATCGTGGCGCAGCGCGCGCGGGTCTTCGAGTGGATCGCCGCGGTCCGCCGCGGCGCGCTGCTGATGGAGCCGTTCAGCGCGTCGGTGCACGCGGCGCTGGAGGGCTTCCGGGCCGAGAAGCGCGCCGAGCTGGAGCGCGTGTTCGCGCCCGAGATCGGCGCACGCCCCGAGGGCCCGGACCGCGCCGCGCTGGTCGCGGCGCTCGGCGTCGCGGGGTCCTGGTCGACGTGGGACGCGCTGCGCGGCCAGCAGGAGCTGGACATCGAGCAGTCGATGGCCACGCTGCGGCTGACGCTGACCGCGCTGCTGCTGGCCAGCTGA
- a CDS encoding TetR/AcrR family transcriptional regulator codes for MSTRAAAAEVTRTRLIDAAIERFAADGLGASFDAVATDVGVTKGALYHHFGSKDGLVEAVYKEAIRRHADRAMDASAVGDGRTRLLALVDASTRLYTSRSAFYRVLVALHVSAAADRPALADIARRMQRNQREFMIDLVRTGQQDGSIRGDLDPEAVGLTVNAALTGFLTEQLEPATQQRRWAAKFRSLLEDLL; via the coding sequence ATGTCGACCAGAGCCGCCGCCGCGGAGGTCACCCGCACCCGCCTCATCGACGCCGCGATCGAGCGCTTCGCGGCCGACGGGCTGGGCGCGTCCTTCGACGCGGTCGCCACCGACGTCGGCGTCACCAAGGGCGCGCTCTACCACCACTTCGGGTCCAAGGACGGGCTGGTGGAGGCCGTCTACAAGGAGGCGATCCGCCGCCACGCCGACCGCGCGATGGACGCCAGCGCCGTGGGCGACGGGCGCACGCGGCTGCTCGCGCTGGTCGACGCGTCGACCCGCCTGTACACCAGTCGCAGCGCGTTCTACCGCGTGCTCGTCGCGCTGCACGTCAGCGCCGCCGCCGACCGCCCCGCGCTCGCCGACATCGCCCGCCGCATGCAGCGCAACCAGCGCGAGTTCATGATCGACCTGGTCCGCACCGGCCAGCAGGACGGGTCGATCCGCGGCGACCTCGACCCCGAGGCCGTCGGCCTGACCGTCAACGCCGCGCTGACCGGCTTCCTGACCGAGCAGCTCGAGCCCGCAACCCAGCAGCGCCGCTGGGCCGCCAAGTTCCGTTCCCTTCTGGAGGACCTCCTGTGA
- a CDS encoding DNA-formamidopyrimidine glycosylase family protein — protein MPELPEVEITARRLSEALAGATIESTMAPGINALKTFDPPLHALDGRQIEGVRRIGKHLVIDISGDLHVLCHLMSAGRLQLYDKRASMRDRTSRLLLRVDGGNGERELRLREFGTKQAAWVKVLTPEGLASDDAVATLGPEAWPDPPADLAALLKPVGARPLQAALRDQRVITGIGRSWVDEILWTARLSPFKRANDLSAEEAGALRDAILERLGGAIDHYEELVHLPIPDKLPLPLQVHRHAGEACPRCGTTIEAVHYEDYVLCYCPHDQTGDRVLKDRRLSRLLK, from the coding sequence ATGCCTGAGCTGCCCGAGGTCGAGATCACGGCGCGGCGCCTGAGCGAGGCGCTCGCGGGGGCGACGATCGAGTCGACGATGGCGCCTGGGATCAACGCGCTGAAGACGTTCGACCCGCCGCTGCACGCGCTCGACGGGCGCCAGATCGAGGGCGTCCGGCGGATCGGCAAGCACCTGGTCATCGACATCTCCGGCGACCTGCACGTGCTCTGCCACCTGATGAGCGCGGGCCGCTTGCAGTTGTATGACAAGCGCGCGTCGATGCGCGACCGGACCTCGCGGCTGCTGCTGCGGGTCGACGGCGGCAACGGCGAGCGCGAGCTGCGGCTGCGCGAGTTCGGCACCAAGCAGGCGGCGTGGGTGAAGGTCCTGACGCCCGAGGGCCTGGCGAGCGACGACGCGGTCGCGACGCTCGGGCCGGAGGCGTGGCCGGATCCGCCGGCCGACCTCGCGGCGCTGCTGAAGCCGGTCGGCGCGCGGCCGCTGCAGGCCGCGCTGCGCGACCAGAGGGTCATCACCGGCATCGGGCGCTCGTGGGTCGACGAGATCCTCTGGACCGCGAGGCTCTCGCCGTTCAAGCGCGCCAACGACCTGAGCGCGGAGGAGGCCGGAGCGCTCCGGGACGCGATCCTGGAGCGGCTCGGCGGGGCGATCGACCACTACGAGGAGCTCGTCCACCTCCCGATCCCGGACAAGCTGCCGCTGCCGCTGCAGGTCCACCGCCACGCGGGCGAGGCGTGCCCGCGCTGCGGCACGACGATCGAGGCGGTGCACTACGAGGACTACGTCCTCTGCTACTGCCCGCACGACCAGACCGGCGACCGCGTGCTGAAGGATCGCCGGCTGTCGCGGTTGCTCAAGTAG
- a CDS encoding acyl-CoA dehydrogenase family protein: protein MIDFTIPPELNDLLDRVKAYIKEDVLPAEAEITNPDDVLEDWPVIERLRDRARERGIYTPHLPEEYGGLGIGSLGMALISQELGTAPLGALGMNCMAPDEGNMHTLLIAGTEEQKDRWLRPLADGAIRSCFAMTEPDVASSDPTNLETTAVKSDDGTEYIINGRKWCITGANGAAFAIVVAKTGDDETRGHRNYSLILVPTDTPGWEVERDPEWMGSHSPGGHPIININNARVPVTNLLGAEGEGFVIAQKRLAGGRLAHAMRWIGMAQRALDLATTRLLTRRSFGKELARHQMLQAMIADCAMDLYASRLMVLHTAWKLEHGLPHRQEVAMTKTFVSEAFGRIADRAVQIHGAAGIAMDLPVSRIYQDARAARIYDGASEVHRMTIARELLKLAMTGESTKAATGDLA, encoded by the coding sequence GTGATCGACTTCACCATCCCGCCCGAGCTGAACGACCTCCTCGACCGGGTCAAGGCCTACATCAAGGAGGACGTGCTCCCGGCCGAGGCCGAGATCACCAACCCCGACGACGTGCTCGAGGACTGGCCCGTCATCGAGCGCCTGCGCGACCGCGCGCGCGAGCGCGGCATCTACACGCCGCACCTGCCGGAGGAGTACGGCGGCCTGGGGATCGGGTCGCTCGGCATGGCGCTGATCTCCCAGGAGCTGGGGACCGCACCGCTCGGCGCGCTGGGCATGAACTGCATGGCGCCCGACGAGGGCAACATGCACACGTTGCTGATCGCCGGGACCGAGGAGCAGAAGGACCGCTGGCTGCGCCCGCTGGCCGACGGCGCGATCCGGTCGTGCTTCGCGATGACCGAGCCGGACGTCGCGTCGAGCGACCCCACCAACTTGGAGACGACGGCCGTCAAGAGCGACGACGGGACCGAGTACATCATCAACGGCCGCAAGTGGTGCATCACCGGCGCCAACGGCGCGGCGTTCGCGATCGTCGTGGCGAAGACCGGCGACGACGAGACCCGCGGGCACCGCAACTACAGCCTCATCCTCGTCCCGACCGACACGCCCGGCTGGGAGGTCGAGCGCGACCCGGAGTGGATGGGCTCGCACTCGCCCGGCGGGCACCCGATCATCAACATCAACAACGCCCGCGTCCCGGTGACCAACCTGCTCGGCGCCGAGGGCGAGGGCTTCGTGATCGCTCAGAAGCGCCTCGCGGGCGGCCGCCTCGCCCACGCGATGCGCTGGATCGGCATGGCCCAGCGCGCGCTCGACCTCGCCACGACGCGCCTGCTGACGCGCAGGTCGTTCGGCAAGGAGCTGGCCCGCCACCAGATGCTGCAGGCGATGATCGCCGACTGCGCGATGGACCTCTACGCGAGCCGCCTGATGGTCCTGCACACCGCCTGGAAGCTCGAGCACGGCCTGCCGCACCGCCAGGAGGTCGCGATGACCAAGACGTTCGTGTCGGAGGCCTTCGGCCGGATCGCCGACCGCGCCGTGCAGATCCACGGCGCCGCCGGGATCGCCATGGACCTCCCGGTGTCCCGGATCTACCAGGATGCCCGTGCGGCCCGCATCTACGACGGCGCGTCGGAGGTGCATCGCATGACGATCGCCCGCGAGCTGCTGAAGCTCGCGATGACCGGAGAATCGACCAAGGCCGCCACCGGCGACCTCGCCTAG
- a CDS encoding TPR end-of-group domain-containing protein, producing the protein MSASHRVVRLDEIEEIPVNGGELRWRPLRRTLGIRAFGMNAYAAAAGAEVIEEHDEVSSSGSGGHEEVYLVVAGAARFTVGGQSFDVPAGALVFLPDPAVRRGAVAAQDGTIVVAVGGEPGKAYEISPWEYYFAAEGPAGRGDYGSAVDIVREALPEHDGNPRIHYSLACFLARDGRLDEAMAQLERALASDEREQIATWAAGDADLAPLRDRPGFPKPAT; encoded by the coding sequence ATGAGCGCGAGCCATCGAGTGGTCAGGCTGGACGAGATCGAGGAGATCCCCGTCAACGGCGGCGAGCTGCGGTGGAGGCCGCTGCGCCGCACGCTCGGGATCCGCGCGTTCGGGATGAACGCCTACGCCGCCGCGGCCGGCGCGGAGGTGATCGAGGAGCACGACGAGGTGTCGTCGTCGGGCAGCGGCGGCCACGAGGAGGTCTACCTGGTGGTCGCGGGCGCCGCCCGGTTCACGGTCGGCGGCCAGTCGTTCGACGTGCCCGCGGGCGCCTTGGTCTTCCTCCCGGACCCGGCGGTGCGCCGCGGCGCGGTGGCCGCGCAGGACGGGACGATCGTCGTCGCCGTCGGCGGCGAGCCGGGCAAGGCCTATGAGATCTCGCCGTGGGAGTACTACTTCGCGGCCGAGGGCCCGGCCGGCCGTGGCGACTACGGCAGCGCGGTCGACATTGTCCGCGAGGCGCTCCCCGAGCACGACGGCAACCCCCGGATCCACTACTCGCTCGCGTGCTTCCTCGCGCGCGACGGCCGCCTCGACGAGGCGATGGCGCAGCTGGAGCGCGCGCTGGCGAGCGACGAGCGCGAGCAGATCGCCACCTGGGCGGCCGGCGACGCCGACCTCGCGCCGCTGCGCGACCGCCCCGGGTTCCCGAAGCCCGCTACTTGA
- the bcp gene encoding thioredoxin-dependent thiol peroxidase, protein MGKIKEGTPAPDFELPDQNGEPVRLSSFRGRTVVLYFYPKANTPGCTTQACGIRDHLPDFSDAGAVVLGVSPDPVKAVKKFADKQHLNFELLADEHHEVCEAFGVWVEKSMYGKTFWGAKRATFIIDAEGTVRRAFKANPETHDQDVLTALSELATAA, encoded by the coding sequence ATGGGCAAGATCAAGGAAGGGACGCCGGCTCCGGACTTCGAGCTTCCCGACCAGAACGGGGAGCCCGTCCGGCTGTCGAGCTTCCGCGGCAGGACCGTCGTGTTGTACTTCTACCCCAAGGCCAACACGCCCGGGTGCACGACGCAGGCCTGCGGGATCCGGGACCACCTCCCGGACTTCAGCGACGCCGGCGCGGTCGTCCTCGGCGTCAGCCCGGACCCGGTCAAGGCCGTCAAGAAGTTCGCCGACAAGCAGCACCTCAACTTCGAGCTGCTCGCCGACGAGCACCACGAGGTCTGCGAGGCCTTCGGCGTCTGGGTCGAGAAGTCCATGTACGGCAAGACCTTCTGGGGCGCCAAGCGCGCGACGTTCATCATCGACGCCGAAGGCACCGTCCGCCGCGCCTTCAAGGCCAACCCCGAGACCCACGACCAAGACGTCCTGACCGCCCTCTCCGAGCTGGCGACCGCGGCCTAG
- a CDS encoding SixA phosphatase family protein, whose protein sequence is MSIQLWLLRHGEAEPYEAKADDAHRELTERGREQARVAGRAFAVLGLTFEAVYTSPKVRARDTALLACEALGEEPIVTPVLASDFTVADARDLLLGVEPDGRVLVVGHNPDFAQVVFDLTGARVDFKKGGVACVRLEGTANELLTLLRPRELAAIA, encoded by the coding sequence ATGTCGATCCAGCTGTGGCTCCTGCGCCATGGAGAGGCTGAGCCTTATGAGGCGAAGGCCGATGATGCTCATCGGGAGCTGACCGAGCGTGGGCGTGAGCAGGCGCGGGTGGCGGGGCGGGCGTTCGCCGTGCTCGGCTTGACGTTCGAGGCGGTCTACACGAGCCCGAAGGTGCGGGCTCGGGACACCGCGCTGCTCGCGTGTGAGGCGCTCGGGGAGGAGCCGATCGTCACGCCGGTCCTCGCCAGCGACTTCACGGTCGCCGATGCGCGCGACCTGCTGCTCGGCGTCGAGCCCGACGGGCGCGTGCTGGTCGTCGGGCACAACCCGGACTTCGCGCAGGTCGTGTTCGACCTCACCGGCGCGCGCGTCGACTTCAAGAAGGGCGGCGTCGCGTGCGTCCGGCTCGAGGGCACCGCGAACGAGCTGCTCACGCTCCTGCGCCCGCGCGAGCTGGCCGCGATCGCCTAG
- a CDS encoding sensor domain-containing diguanylate cyclase yields the protein MRWTRVWVSLLVAIATAAAGPWIGWWPTLFGALTAIQVGTLERRTTKSARPERYVAASFLSTAFFASCGAATSGGPQSPLLFFIALPAILMANRFRRPVVLAGLAVTLLITWGGSIAVDPQSFLDDPVMVMVASATIVGVVIFTLSLSDTEMALRADARFDHLTGLLNRASLQPRFAELRSQAHATGGSIALVVYDLDCFKSVNDDLGHDRGDAVLRDTAHLLRRHLRAFDLVYRLGGEEFAVVLPGVGVAEAFEIAQRQRESIEEARPGGVPITISGGVASASGCDVSWETLYHRADTALYCAKRKGRNRIVVAEDEALSADVAGVPVDPGAELVRPAR from the coding sequence GTGCGATGGACGCGCGTCTGGGTCTCGCTGCTCGTCGCGATCGCGACCGCGGCGGCAGGCCCCTGGATCGGCTGGTGGCCGACGCTCTTCGGCGCGCTGACCGCGATCCAGGTCGGGACGCTCGAGCGCCGGACGACGAAGTCCGCGCGGCCTGAGCGCTACGTCGCCGCGTCCTTCCTCTCGACCGCGTTCTTCGCCTCGTGCGGCGCGGCGACCTCCGGCGGCCCGCAGTCTCCGCTGCTGTTCTTCATCGCGCTGCCCGCGATCCTGATGGCCAACCGCTTCCGGCGCCCGGTCGTCCTGGCGGGCCTCGCGGTCACGCTGCTGATCACGTGGGGCGGCTCGATCGCCGTCGACCCGCAGTCGTTCCTCGACGACCCCGTGATGGTGATGGTCGCCTCCGCGACGATCGTCGGCGTCGTGATCTTCACGCTCTCGCTGAGCGACACCGAGATGGCGCTGCGCGCCGACGCGCGCTTCGACCACCTCACCGGCCTGCTCAACCGCGCGTCGCTGCAGCCGCGCTTCGCCGAGCTGAGGTCGCAGGCGCACGCGACCGGCGGCTCGATCGCGCTCGTCGTCTACGACCTCGACTGCTTCAAGTCGGTCAACGACGACCTCGGCCACGACCGCGGCGACGCGGTCCTGCGCGACACCGCGCACCTGCTGCGCCGCCACCTGCGCGCGTTCGACCTCGTCTACCGCCTCGGCGGCGAGGAGTTCGCGGTCGTCCTGCCCGGCGTCGGCGTCGCCGAGGCGTTCGAGATCGCCCAGCGCCAGCGCGAGTCGATCGAGGAGGCGCGCCCGGGCGGCGTGCCGATCACGATCTCCGGCGGCGTCGCGTCCGCCAGCGGCTGCGACGTGAGCTGGGAGACGCTGTACCACCGCGCCGACACCGCGCTCTACTGCGCCAAGCGCAAGGGCCGCAACCGGATCGTGGTCGCCGAGGACGAGGCGCTGTCAGCCGACGTCGCCGGCGTCCCGGTCGATCCGGGCGCGGAGCTCGTCCGCCCGGCCCGCTGA